The Tripterygium wilfordii isolate XIE 37 chromosome 5, ASM1340144v1, whole genome shotgun sequence genome window below encodes:
- the LOC119998662 gene encoding vacuolar protein sorting-associated protein 53 A-like, translating to MDKSSALDYINHMFPTEESLSGVEPLMQKIHNEIRHVDARILAAVRQQSNSGTKAKEDLAVATHAVEELMHKIREIKTKAEQSETMVQEICRDIKKLDFAKRHITTTITALHRLTMLVSAVEQLQVMASKRQYKDAAAQLEAVNQLCSHFEAYRDVPKITDLREKFKNIKQILKSHVFSDFSSLGTGKETEESNLLQQLSDACLVVDALEPSVREDLVNNFCNRELTSYEQIFEGAELAKLDKTERRYSWIKRRIRTNEELWKIFPPSWHVPYGLCIQFCKKTRKQLEGILDNPQEKLDVGKLLLALQRTLEFEDELAEKFGGGTQNREVVNEIEEIGRGEGDSRDASDIRKKYERKLAAHQGTGIEEKDRNRDLSVPGAGFNFRGIISSCFEPHLTIYVELEERTLMEHLEKLVQEETWDVEEGSQNNILSSSMQLFLMIKRILKRCSALTKNQTLYNLFKVFQRVLKAYATKLFARLPKGGTGIMTAATGMDGQIKTSDKDERVICYIVNSAEYCHKTAGELAESVSKIIDRQLADGVDMSEVQDEFSAVITKALVTLVHGLETKFDVEMAAMARVPWGTLESVGDQSEYVNGINMILTSSIPVLGRLLSPIYFQFFLDKLASSLGPRFYSNIFKCKQISETGAQQMLLDTQAVKTILLDIPSMGRQTSNAASYSKFVSREMSKAEALLKVILSPIDSVADTYRALLPEGTPMEFQRILELKGLKKADQQSILDDFIKHGPAITQLTIAPRVVPAAPAVPSPPAATNLASVGFIASREDVLARAAALGRGAATTGFKRFLALTEAAKDRKDGPFRKLFNA from the exons ATGGACAAGTCGAGCGCATTGGACTATATCAATCACATGTTCCCCACAG AGGAATCTTTATCTGGTGTCGAGCCGCTGATGCAAAAAATACATAATGAGATTCGTCATGTGGATGCCAGAATATTGGCTGCTGTCCGCCAGCAG AGTAATTCGGGAACCAAAGCCAAGGAAGATCTTGCTGTTGCTACGCATGCTGTAGAG GAACTCATGCATAAGATCCGTGAAATAAAAACCAAAGCGGAGCAAAGTGAAACAATGGTTCAGGAGATATGCCGTGACATTAAGAAGTTGGACTTTGCTAAAAGACATATAACAACTACGATAACCGCTCTTCATCGGCTTACAATGCTAG TCTCTGCTGTTGAGCAGCTTCAAGTAATGGCCTCAAAAAGACAATATAAGGATGCAGCTGCACAGCTAGAG GCTGTAAACCAATTATGTAGCCATTTTGAAGCCTACAGGGATGTACCGAAGATCACAGATCTGAGGGAGAAATTTAAGAATATCAAACAAATACTCAAGTCACACGTATTTTCTGATTTCTCAAG CTTAGGTACGGGAAAAGAGACAGAAGAGTCTAACCTACTGCAGCAGTTGTCTGATGCTTGCTTAGTTGTTGATGCCTTGGAGCCATCTGTGAGGGAAGATTTGGTGaataatttttgcaacagggaGCTTACTTCATATGAGCAGATCTTCGAGGGAGCTG AGCTGGCTAAGTTGGATAAAACTGAAAGGAGATATTCATGGATCAAGCGTAGAATCAGAACAAATGAAGAACTTTGGAAAATCTTCCCTCCATCTTGGCATGTTCCATATGGGCTTTGTATCCAGTTCTGTAAAAAGACAAG GAAACAGCTGGAGGGGATACTTGATAATCCGCAAGAGAAGCTGGATGTTGGAAAATTATTATTG GCATTACAGAGAACCCTAGAATTTGAGGATGAATTGGCTGAAAAGTTTGGCGGAGGCACCCAGAATAGAGAGGTTGttaatgaaattgaagaaattgGAAGAGGGGAAGGCGACAGTCGAGATGCATCAGATATCCGAAAGAAATATGAAAGAAAGCTTGCTGCACATCAAGGAACTGGGATTGAA GAAAAGGATAGAAATAGGGATTTGTCAGTGCCTGGAGCTGGG TTTAACTTCCGTGGAATCATTTCATCCTGCTTTGAACCTCATTTGACTATATATGTTGAACTAGAAGAGAGAACACTAATGGAACATCTGGAGAAACTTGTTCAG GAGGAAACATGGGATGTTGAGGAGGGAAGTCAGAATAATATTTTATCTAGTAGTATGCAG TTGTTTCTTATGATCAAGAGGATCTTAAAGCGGTGCAGTGCTCTAACAAAGAACCAGACGTTGTATAATCTGTTTAAG GTATTCCAAAGAGTTCTTAAAGCATATGCAACAAAGTTATTTGCAAGACTACCCAAGGGTGGCACTGGTATCATGACAGCTGCAACTGGCATGGATGGACAGATAAAG ACATCTGATAAGGATGAAAGGGTGATTTGCTACATTGTGAATTCGGCTGAGTATTGCCATAAAACG GCAGGAGAACTAGCGGAAAGTGTATCCAAAATAATTGACCGCCAGTTGGCAGATGGTGTGGATATGTCAGAAGTTCAG GATGAATTTTCTGCGGTTATAACAAAAGCATTGGTGACGCTGGTCCATGGCCTAGAAACTAAATTTGATGTTGAAATGGCTGCTATGGCACGCGTTCCTTGGGGAACCCTGGAGAGTGTTGGTGATCAATCAGA GTATGTTAATGGCATAAACATGATCCTTACTAGTAGCATCCCTGTGCTAGGACGACTTCTTTCTCCTATTTACTTCCAGTTCTTTCTGGACAAG CTTGCATCATCTCTCGGCCCCCGCTTCTACTCAAACATCTTCAAATGCAAGCAGATCTCAGAAACTGGTGCACAACAG ATGCTTTTGGATACCCAAGCTGTTAAAACAATTCTTCTGGATATTCCATCCATGGGTCGACAG ACATCAAATGCTGCTAGCTATTCAAAGTTTGTTAGCCGTGAGATGAGCAAAGCAGAAGCTCTTTTGAAG GTCATACTGTCCCCAATTGATTCAGTGGCTGATACATATCGAGCATTGCTGCCAGAGGGAACACCAATGGAGTTTCAGCGTATCCTGGAGCTCAAG GGCCTCAAGAAAGCAGACCAGCAATCCATACTGGACGACTTCATCAAACATGGACCTGCAATCACACAACTTACAATTGCACCAAGAGTTGTTCCAGCTGCCCCTGCCGTCCCTTCACCTCCTGCAGCTACGAATCTTGCTTCAGTTGGATTTATTGCTTCGCGAGAGGATGTGCTGGCCAGAGCAGCAGCACTGGGACGTGGAGCAGCCACTACAGGTTTCAAGAGGTTCCTTGCTTTAACTGAAGCTGCAAAAGACCGGAAGGATGGACCTTTCAGGAAACTTTTCAACGCATGA
- the LOC119998460 gene encoding protein trichome birefringence-like 19 yields MEPLQGRKTSLKKNTPLLVLFITITLFLLATFPLYYPLLGYPLYLLHNHAKLSASPSSSSSYGDDYEEPLAIRPATDKCDIFSGEWVPNPQAPYYTNTTCWAIHEHQNCMKYGRPDAEFMKWRWKPDGCELPVFNPAQFLEIVRGKSMAFVGDSVSRNQMQSLICLLSRVEYPIDVSYTPDEHFKRWKYTTYNFTMATFWTPHLVKTNEADPDGPNHTGLYSLFLDQLNDDWITQIEEFDYVIISAGHWFLRPMKFYENQKLIGCHFCQIENVTDLTMYYGYRRAFRTAFRAINSLKNYKGITLLRTYAPSHFENGLWNKGGNCVRKRPFRSNETALEGANMELYMIQLEEFKIAEKLGQKRGLRFRLLDTTQAMLLRPDGHPSTYGHWPHENVTLYNDCVHWCLPGPIDTWSDFLLQMLKMEAIRSFEEKLSSFDRKMRF; encoded by the exons ATGGAGCCTCTTCAAGGCAGAAAAACTAGTCTCAAGAAGAATACCCCACTTCTAGTTCTATTTATAACCATAACACTATTTCTCCTTGCTACTTTCCCACTCTACTATCCTTTACTTGGTTACCCTCTCTATTTGCTGCACAATCATGCCAAATTATCTgcttcaccatcatcatcatcatcttatgGTGATGATTATGAGGAGCCGTTGGCGATCCGGCCGGCGACAGATAAATGTGACATATTTTCAGGGGAATGGGTGCCAAATCCACAAGCACCATACTACACAAACACAACATGTTGGGCAATTCATGAGCACCAGAATTGTATGAAGTATGGAAGGCCAGATGCAGAGTTCATGAAATGGAGGTGGAAGCCAGATGGGTGTGAGCTACCAGTTTTCAATCCTGCTCAGTTTCTTGAGATTGTTAGAGGCAAGTCCATGGCATTTGTTGGGGATTCTGTCAGTAGAAACCAAATGCAGTCCTTGATTTGCTTGTTGTCTAGG GTAGAATATCCTATAGATGTGTCTTATACACCAGACGAACACTTCAAACGTTGGAAGTACACAACCTACAACTTCACAATGGCAACATTTTGGACACCCCATTTGGTGAAGACCAACGAGGCGGACCCCGACGGTCCGAACCACACCGGCCTCTACAGCCTCTTCCTTGACCAACTCAACGACGATTGGATCACTCAGATCGAGGAATTCGATTATGTGATCATCTCGGCAGGGCACTGGTTTCTCCGGCCGATGAAGTTCTATGAAAATCAAAAACTAATCGGTTGTCATTTTTGTCAAATCGAGAATGTGACCGATTTAACCATGTATTACGGTTACCGGAGAGCATTCAGGACAGCTTTTAGGGCAATCAACAGTTTGAAGAATTATAAGGGTATAACACTTCTTAGGACTTATGCACCATCACATTTTGAAAATGGGTTGTGGAACAAAGGGGGTAATTGTGTAAGAAAAAGGCCTTTCAGGAGCAATGAGACAGCTTTGGAGGGTGCAAATATGGAGCTTTACATGATCCAATTGGAGGAATTCAAGATTGCAGAGAAATTAGGGCAAAAGAGGGGGTTGAGGTTTAGATTGCTTGACACAACACAAGCCATGTTGTTGAGACCAGATGGTCATCCAAGCACATATGGTCACTGGCCACATGAGAATGTGACATTGTATAATGACTGTGTGCATTGGTGCTTGCCTGGACCCATTGACACTTGGAGTGATTTCTTGCTGCAGATGTTGAAGATGGAAGCCATTAGATCCTTTGAAGAGAAGCTCAGTTCATTTGACAGGAAAATGAGGTTCTGA